Genomic segment of Rhodocaloribacter litoris:
CCGCCAGCGCGACCAGCTCGAACGGCAAGCCGTCCGCCTGGCCGAACTCGACCGGCTCAAGTCCCGCTTCTTCGCCAACGTCACGCACGAGTTTCGCACACCGCTGACCCTGACGCTCGGCCCGCTCGAAGACCTGCTCGACGGGGACACGCTCCGTGATGAGGACGCCGAGCAGGTGCGCCTGAGCCTGCGCAACGCCCGCCGCCTGCTCCGCCTGATCAACCAGATCCTCGACGTCTCGCGCCTGGAGGCCGGGCGGATGCGCCTGCAGGCCCGCGAGGGCGACCTCGCCGCCTACGTGTATGAGCTGGCCCAGGCGTTCCTGCCCCTGGCCGAACGCAAGGGCGTGGCCCTGCTCGTCGACGTGCCGCCGGAGCCTGTGTTGGTTTACTTCGACCACGACCAGCTGGAGAAGGTCATTGGCAACCTGCTCTCGAACGCCTTCAAGTTCACCCCGGAAGGCGGTACGGTGCGGGTGACGGTGAACGCCGATGCCGAAGCCGCCGAGGTGCAGGTGAGCGACACCGGCCCGGGCATCGCCCCCGAAGACCTCGACCACATCTTCGACCGCTTCTACCGGGCCGACGAGTCGACGGCCCACCGGCAGCCGGGCACCGGCATCGGGCTGGCGCTCGTGAAAGAGCTGGTGGAGCTGCATGGCGGGACGATCCGCGCCGAGAGCACCGTCGGCGAGGGGACGACGTTCCGGGTCCGCCTGCCACGCGGCAGCGACCACCTGCACCCCGAACAGCGAGCCGGCATGGATCCGTGCGACGAAGGCTTCGACGAAAACGCGGAAGAGCGCCTCGTCCGCTATGCCGACCTCCCGCCGGAGCACCCCGCCGGCGACGGGCCCGAACCGCCGGAAGACCCGGAGGAAACGCCGCGGGAGGACCGCCCGCTCGTGCTCGTCGCGGATGACAACGCCGAGCTGCGGGCCTTCGTGCGGCGACACCTGGAGCCGGATTACCGCGTCGTAGAGGCCGGCGACGGTGCGGCGGCGCTCGACCTGGCCCGCGAGGCCGTGCCCGACCTCATCGTCTCGGACGTGATGATGCCCAGCCTCGACGGCGACGCCCTCTGCCACGCCGTCAAGACCGACCCCGACCTCGACTTCGTGCCCGTCATCCTGCTGACGGCCCGGGCCTCGATGGAAGGACGGCTCCAGGGACTCGAAAAAGGTGCCGACGACTACCTGACGAAGCCCTTCGCGATGCCGGAGCTCCGCGCCCGCATCGCCAACCTGATCGCGCAGCGCCGCCGCCTGAAGGCCCGCTGGCAGGGCGACGGCCTGCGCCTGCAGGCCACCGTGCCGGAGGTGACCTCGGCCGACGAGGCCTTCCTCCGGTCCGTCCTCGAAGCCGTCGAGGCGGAGATGGAGGACGAAACGTTCTCGGTCGCCCGGCTGGCGGGGGCCGTCGGGCAGAGCCGCGCCAACCTGCACCGCCGCCTCAAGCAGCTCACGGGCAAGACGCCGTCCGAATGGATCATGGCGCTCCGCCTCGAACGGGCGGCCGCCCTGCTGGCCGGTGGAGCCGGCACCGTCTCGGAGGTGGCCTACGGCGTCGGCTTCAAGAGCGTCTCCTACTTCTGCAAGTGCTTCCGCGAGCGCTACGGCACCACCCCGGCACGCTACCGCGAAACCCTCGGGGACGAGACGGGCCGGTAGCCCCGCTTCGCCCTCATGCCCTTCTTTTCGCCCGTTTCCGGGCATTTGCTACCGGAGTGACATGATTTGAGACGAGGGTGTTATGCCCTTACGGGGAGGATGGACGAGACTGGAGGTATCGCACACGCGCCCTCCCCTTCCTCGCACCGTCCGCGCCCGATGGATGCTCCTGCCGACCGCTCCGAACCTTCCGGCTACGACATCCTGGTCGTGGACGACAATGCCGAGATGCGGGCCTATATCCGCCATTGCCTCCGGGACTTCGAAGGCGGCGGGCATCGCATCCGGGAGGCGGCCGACGGGCAGGAAGCGCTCGACGCCCTCGCGGGACACCCCTGTGACCTCGTCATCACCGACGTGGTCATGCCCCGCATGGACGGGCTGACGCTCGGCCGGCTGGTGAGCGAGCACTACCCCGGCGTGCCGGTCCTCTTCATCACCGGCGAAGCCCCGGCCGACGCTCGCCGCCGGGCGGCGCGTCTCGCCACGGGGACCGTGCTGCCCAAGCCCTTCAACGGGCGCAAGCTGTGCCGGGCCCTCGATCACTTGCTTCATCCCCATTCCTGAAATCGTTCGACGTCTCTTGCTGGTCCTCACCCCCCCTTTCGTCATGAATAGATCCACTGCCTCCCGTCTCGCCGTTCTGTTGGTGGGAACCGTGCTGTTCGTGGCGGGGATGCCCGCACGCGCCCAGGACACCGTCCCCGGCACACGGCTTGCCTTCGACGGCATCGACGATTATGCCAGAACCAACAATGGCATCCCCTTCGGGGCCACCTACACCCTCGAAGGATGGTTTCGCACCGACGGAGATGCGATGAGCGAGGCGGAAGACCTCCTCAGCGGGGCCGTACCCGGTGGCACGTACATCCTCCTCGAAATCCGACCCTCGGGTCAGATACGCTACCTGCATCGCGTGCCGGCCGGAAGTGTGGGCGGGGCGGAAGTCCTCTCTCCGGCCACCGTGAACGACGGCGCCTGGCACCACGTGGCCGCCGTCATGGACGGCACGGAGATCCGGCTCTACATCGACGGCGTGCTCGAAGCCTCAGCCCCCGAAACGTCGGCCATCAATGACAATGTGAACGTGTACCTGGGCAGCCTGGGCGATGGAGGCGGGCGCTTCTTCGGCGGAGGCATGGAGGAGGTTCGGGTGTGGAACGTGGCACGGACGGAGGCGGAGATCCGCGAGGCGATGCACCGCACGCTCAGCGGAACGGAATCCGGCCTCGTGGCCTACTGGCAGTTCAACGAGGGCGCCGGCTCGACGGCCGCCGACGTCGTGGGCGGGCACGACCTGACCCTGCAGAACGGCACCGCCTGGGCCGGGTCCGACGTGCCGGTGGCCGGGGGCGTGAGCGTGACGCAGACGGAAGCCGACGGCCTGGTCGACTTCGCGGCAGCCGGCGTGTCGATGAGCTACACCGTGCAGAGCGGCGCTTCGGTCACGGTCACGCGTCTGGATGCGGCGCCGGCGGTCGTGCCGGGTACGCTCGTGACGCCGTTCGACAGCCAGTACTGGGCCATCGAGCGCTATGGAACGGACACCTTCAGCGCCTCTGTCACCTTCACGGTGAGCGAGGACCTGACGATGGCCGACGAGGCCGACCCGGGACGAATCAAGCTGTTTCGTCGGTCGAGCACGGCGGGTATAGAACCGTGGGGCATAGTGGCGGCGGCTACGAGCGTAGACGCCGCGGCAAACACGGTGACGTTCGAGGGGATCACGGCCTTCGGGCAGTTTCTCGTCGGTCGCAGCGGCACGCCCGATCCCATCGCCGGCACGTTGCTCGACTTCGACGGCGTCGACGACCGCGCCCACGCGGCGACGGATCTCAACCTGGGCGCTACGGACATCACCGTCGAGGCCTGGGTACGCCGCGGCTCCACAGACACCAACGATTTCTTCTTCTCGTACGGGGATGTCGGCGAGGGGCGCAACCAGGGTCTCTCGATGGGATACCGGCCTACCAATGTTTTTGCCTCTGGATTTGCGGGCGGAAACGACCTGGACACGCCGGTGGCCTACACCGACACCGGCTGGCACCACTGGGCCGGGGTCTACGTCCGGTCGACGGGCGAGCGGCGGCTCTACCGGGACGGTGTGCTGGTGGCCTCGGATGTGACCGGTGAGCCGTTCGAGGAAGTGGATGCCCCTGAACTTTTCCTGGGGCGCTTTTTCCTTCAGGCGAACTCGGACTTTGGTGGTGATCTGGAGGAACTGCGGGTGTGGAACACGGCACGGACGGAGACAGAGATCCGCGAGGGAATGCACCGGACGATGACGGGGACGGAATCGGGCCTTGTCGCCTACTGGCAATTCAACGAAGGTATCGGTACCACCGCGGCCGACGTCGTCGGCGGGCACGACGTGGCGTTGCAGAACGGCACCGCCTGGGCCGAGTCCGACGTGCCCGTGGCTGGAGGCGTGAGCGTGACCCGGACCGAAACCGACGGGATGGTCGACTTCTCGGCGGCCGGCGTGACGATGGACTTCGCCACGCAGAGCGGCGCGCAGATCACCGTCACCCGCCTCGGTGCGGCGCCGTCTTCCCTGCCCGAGGGCGGCTCGGTCGAGACGGTCCTCGACAGCCAGTACTGGATCATCGAACGCAATGGCCCGGGCAGCTTCGAGGCCGACGTGACGTTCACCGTGGCCGAGGACCTGACGGGCGACGTGGCCGGGCGCATCCTGCTCTTCCGCCGCGACAGCCGCGCCGGCGCCGACGCCCCGTGGGAACAGGTGGGCGCGGCCGATAGCCTCGATGCTACCGCCAGAACGGTCACCTTCCGCGGCCTGACGACCTTCAGCCAGTTCGCTCTCGTGCGCGCGCCGGCGGCTGAGACCGTGCCGGGTTCGCTTCTC
This window contains:
- a CDS encoding response regulator, which codes for MDAPADRSEPSGYDILVVDDNAEMRAYIRHCLRDFEGGGHRIREAADGQEALDALAGHPCDLVITDVVMPRMDGLTLGRLVSEHYPGVPVLFITGEAPADARRRAARLATGTVLPKPFNGRKLCRALDHLLHPHS